The proteins below come from a single Edaphobacter acidisoli genomic window:
- a CDS encoding TonB-dependent receptor → MQVDQVDNMAASKEHRHGANVARMKGKFIARVVFTITGALLACPRIHAASRAVQVCVRDQSGAAIAGASISVASSAQRFETGSDGCATFDVMPGKAIKISRTGFTNAAESIGDTARLTVTLHAGVTEEVDVTAARTPLALDASASSVRILSSTRLEQASGFTLDDDLRQVAGFQLFRRTSSWVANPTTEGTSLRGLGSTAASRTLVLNDQVPLNDPYGGWVHWNEIPMLAIHEVELMRGGASDLYGSSAIGGVIDVVPVVPDHAGYTVDLSGASEHTTNLNGLLMGSTGRWSALTAASLFRTDGYILIAPQLRGPIDIASNVHSQSGRVELRENIGTNSNIFLLGNLLNEARSNGTPLQTNATRIWRYIGGGDWDIDHESRLLVRLYGTNQRYRQGFSTVNATRTSEKLTARHRYPSEVVGGAGQWARSVGTLTLVAGADAMDNRGNDSEQLSHISLSARQRSEGVYGEILWQPANWSVALSSRFDHFGSFDARQSGGVPPVLPDIYENVFDPRLGVVRKLTRTLSLTGSVFRAFRGPTMNELYRQSQVGQQITLPNAQLKSERATGFELGGLVDAGHLGSIRSSYFLTQVNRPIAAITLSSTPTSTLLERENLGQLTSKGFTAEWELRPASFLSLVGGYQFAVSTVTKFQPDPSLVGKWTPEVPRNSATLQMQFSRHRIGTLAVDLRTSGRQFDDSANQFRLDGYAQVDLYAEHSFGEKWQVYASTQNLLNQPVQAGRTPILTLGPSRIVMLGLRIH, encoded by the coding sequence ATGCAAGTCGATCAAGTTGACAATATGGCCGCTTCGAAGGAACACAGGCATGGTGCCAACGTGGCTCGGATGAAAGGAAAGTTCATCGCGAGGGTTGTCTTCACCATCACAGGTGCACTCCTCGCATGCCCGCGGATCCACGCTGCAAGCCGTGCTGTGCAAGTCTGTGTACGAGACCAGAGCGGCGCCGCAATCGCGGGAGCCAGCATCTCGGTTGCGAGCAGTGCGCAGCGGTTTGAGACTGGATCAGATGGTTGTGCAACCTTCGATGTGATGCCCGGAAAAGCGATCAAGATTAGTCGTACCGGATTCACCAACGCGGCTGAATCCATCGGCGACACCGCGCGGCTTACTGTCACACTGCATGCCGGAGTTACCGAGGAAGTCGATGTAACAGCAGCGCGTACGCCACTGGCCCTCGATGCGAGCGCAAGCAGTGTCCGCATCCTGTCCAGTACCCGACTTGAGCAGGCGTCAGGGTTCACACTGGACGACGACCTGCGCCAGGTTGCAGGATTTCAGCTCTTTCGCCGGACAAGTTCCTGGGTTGCGAACCCGACGACAGAAGGAACATCACTACGTGGCTTAGGTTCGACTGCTGCCAGTCGAACCCTCGTGCTCAACGATCAGGTTCCGCTCAACGATCCTTATGGAGGATGGGTCCATTGGAATGAGATTCCGATGCTTGCCATTCACGAAGTCGAACTGATGCGTGGTGGAGCCTCGGACCTCTATGGCTCAAGCGCCATCGGTGGTGTCATCGATGTCGTTCCCGTTGTACCGGACCACGCTGGCTATACCGTGGACCTTTCAGGGGCGAGCGAGCATACAACCAACCTGAATGGGTTGCTGATGGGCAGCACTGGGCGATGGAGCGCACTTACCGCAGCCAGCCTGTTTCGCACCGATGGTTACATCCTGATTGCTCCACAGCTACGCGGTCCCATCGATATTGCATCGAACGTCCACTCGCAGAGCGGTCGGGTCGAATTACGCGAAAACATTGGAACGAATAGCAATATCTTCCTGCTCGGCAATCTATTGAATGAAGCAAGGAGCAATGGAACCCCTCTCCAGACAAACGCAACCAGGATCTGGCGATATATTGGCGGTGGCGATTGGGACATAGACCACGAGAGTCGGCTCTTGGTACGTCTCTATGGAACGAACCAAAGATATCGACAGGGTTTTTCGACGGTGAATGCAACACGAACTTCGGAGAAGTTGACAGCCCGTCATCGTTATCCATCGGAGGTGGTTGGCGGTGCTGGGCAATGGGCACGCAGCGTTGGGACATTGACGCTGGTGGCTGGGGCCGATGCCATGGACAATCGGGGCAACGACTCCGAGCAGCTTTCGCATATCAGTCTGAGTGCGCGGCAACGCAGCGAGGGAGTCTATGGCGAGATACTGTGGCAACCTGCAAACTGGTCGGTGGCACTCTCATCGCGCTTCGATCACTTCGGCAGCTTCGATGCTCGTCAGTCGGGCGGCGTTCCCCCAGTACTACCAGATATCTATGAAAATGTCTTCGATCCCCGCCTGGGCGTGGTCAGAAAGCTTACCCGCACCCTCTCGCTGACCGGCTCCGTATTTCGCGCATTCCGCGGGCCTACGATGAACGAGCTTTATCGCCAGAGTCAGGTCGGGCAGCAAATAACGTTGCCGAATGCGCAGCTCAAGTCAGAGCGCGCGACAGGGTTTGAGCTGGGCGGTCTGGTAGATGCTGGCCATCTCGGCTCCATTCGTTCCAGCTATTTCCTGACTCAAGTGAACCGTCCCATTGCGGCGATTACGCTTAGTTCTACTCCCACCAGCACACTACTGGAGCGGGAGAACCTTGGCCAGTTGACCAGTAAGGGATTTACCGCCGAGTGGGAGCTTCGGCCTGCGTCCTTTTTATCCTTAGTTGGTGGATACCAGTTTGCAGTTTCCACGGTCACAAAGTTTCAACCTGACCCGTCGCTCGTCGGCAAGTGGACCCCAGAGGTGCCTCGTAACAGCGCTACGTTGCAGATGCAATTCTCAAGACACCGCATCGGCACTCTGGCCGTCGACCTACGCACCAGTGGCCGTCAGTTCGATGACTCTGCGAACCAGTTCAGGCTGGACGGATATGCCCAGGTCGATCTATACGCGGAGCACTCATTCGGAGAGAAGTGGCAGGTGTATGCTTCGACACAGAATTTGCTGAACCAGCCGGTGCAGGCGGGACGAACACCCATCCTGACGCTGG
- a CDS encoding NAD-dependent epimerase/dehydratase family protein produces the protein MSTTILSNEDKLEELLTQPSEVDVEAAAELRGDVVVLGAGGKMGPSLVGRMRRAIQQAGLRHRVVAVTRRDHNGFLARYSRGNDVVEADLLNPDTYSLLPDAPNVVFMAGRKFGSVADQPLTWATNVWMAGLTAQRFHASRIVAFSTGNVYPFTPINSKGATEDTPVAPIGEYAQSALARERIFEYFANTHQIPTLIYRLNYAVDLRYGVLVDIAEKVLREQPVDLTTGYANVIWQGDANSYCLRSFALCDVPARALNVTGLKVLSVREVAENFGRRFGKKPRFTGTESETALLSDASRCASLLGPSTVTEEQLIEMTANWLGAGGMTLGKPTKFERRDGTF, from the coding sequence ATGTCCACCACAATTCTCAGCAATGAAGACAAGTTGGAAGAGCTGCTTACTCAGCCTTCAGAAGTCGACGTAGAAGCAGCCGCGGAACTCAGAGGGGATGTAGTCGTGCTGGGCGCGGGCGGAAAGATGGGACCGAGCCTCGTTGGGCGGATGCGCCGCGCCATTCAGCAGGCTGGGCTTCGCCATAGGGTGGTTGCGGTGACACGCAGGGATCATAACGGTTTTCTTGCTCGCTATTCGAGAGGCAATGATGTCGTCGAAGCGGACCTGCTTAACCCTGATACCTACAGCCTACTTCCTGATGCGCCGAATGTTGTTTTTATGGCTGGACGAAAGTTTGGCTCCGTCGCTGACCAGCCGCTCACGTGGGCTACCAATGTCTGGATGGCCGGCCTGACTGCACAGCGTTTTCATGCCTCACGGATAGTAGCTTTCTCGACCGGTAACGTCTATCCCTTTACCCCAATCAACAGCAAAGGGGCCACTGAAGATACGCCAGTCGCCCCTATTGGCGAATATGCGCAATCAGCACTCGCGCGTGAGCGCATCTTTGAATACTTCGCCAACACGCATCAGATCCCTACGCTCATCTATCGCCTGAATTATGCGGTCGATCTTCGTTACGGAGTTCTTGTCGATATCGCCGAAAAGGTCCTGCGCGAGCAACCTGTTGATCTAACTACAGGCTACGCAAACGTAATCTGGCAGGGCGATGCCAACTCATACTGTCTTCGCTCTTTCGCGCTTTGCGACGTGCCCGCGCGTGCGCTCAATGTCACCGGACTCAAAGTGCTCTCGGTCCGCGAGGTTGCGGAGAACTTCGGTCGGCGCTTTGGCAAAAAGCCTCGGTTCACGGGCACCGAATCAGAGACAGCCCTGCTGAGCGACGCTTCGCGCTGCGCAAGCTTGCTCGGTCCGTCCACTGTGACGGAAGAGCAATTGATCGAGATGACCGCAAACTGGCTCGGCGCCGGCGGCATGACCCTTGG
- a CDS encoding Gfo/Idh/MocA family oxidoreductase, whose protein sequence is MFCLVQSGSAADLRLGIIGTDTSHAIEFTKLLNDAAAPGHVAGARVVAAYRGGSPDIAASRDRIVGFSTELGKAWHIPFVKEISDLCPLVDGILLESVDGRAHLRQFREAARCGKPVFIDKPLASTLADALEIGKIAAAARIPWFSSSSLRFGAVQAMSAPAVTGAFVWGPGPFEEHHQLDLSWYGIHTVEMLFTIMGPGVKDVTRTYSPSVDVVTGVWTDGRVGTLRVLRPDSSYGAVVYYANGHSVVENEIAVSYSPLLEKIVQFMRTDIPPVPNGETLEIFRFMDAAQKSRERGGVPVLVNR, encoded by the coding sequence ATGTTTTGTTTGGTGCAATCGGGTTCTGCGGCCGACTTGCGGCTGGGTATCATCGGAACCGATACCTCACACGCAATTGAATTTACAAAATTATTGAATGACGCCGCTGCGCCTGGTCACGTTGCTGGTGCACGCGTCGTAGCAGCATATCGCGGTGGCAGTCCGGATATTGCAGCCAGCCGCGACCGGATTGTCGGGTTCAGCACGGAGCTGGGCAAGGCGTGGCATATCCCCTTCGTTAAAGAGATCAGTGATCTCTGCCCACTAGTTGATGGAATTCTTCTTGAAAGCGTGGACGGGCGTGCGCATCTCAGACAATTTCGCGAGGCAGCAAGGTGTGGCAAGCCGGTCTTTATTGACAAGCCACTGGCCTCCACGCTCGCCGACGCGCTGGAGATCGGCAAGATCGCTGCCGCAGCTAGAATTCCGTGGTTCAGCAGTTCGTCATTGCGGTTTGGTGCGGTTCAAGCTATGAGCGCGCCAGCCGTGACAGGAGCATTTGTGTGGGGTCCCGGGCCATTCGAAGAGCATCACCAGCTTGATCTCTCCTGGTACGGTATACATACGGTGGAGATGTTATTTACGATCATGGGCCCGGGGGTAAAAGACGTTACTCGTACATACTCCCCCAGCGTTGATGTTGTTACAGGAGTCTGGACCGATGGGCGAGTCGGCACGTTGCGTGTCTTAAGGCCGGACAGTTCATATGGAGCCGTGGTCTACTATGCGAACGGCCACTCCGTTGTCGAGAACGAGATCGCGGTGAGCTACTCTCCGCTGCTAGAAAAAATCGTGCAGTTCATGCGGACGGACATCCCACCCGTTCCCAATGGAGAGACGCTTGAAATCTTCCGGTTCATGGATGCCGCACAGAAGAGTCGTGAGCGTGGCGGCGTTCCCGTTTTGGTCAATCGCTGA